A part of Vulcanisaeta moutnovskia 768-28 genomic DNA contains:
- a CDS encoding zinc ribbon domain-containing protein, with the protein MVKYARENQALIVREDLNGLIKALRRLPKNHRVKLIMLGYGRLAYWIDWEAEKHGIPIKVVNPRGTSTKCPMCGVKMIKVGYRRLKCPRCRFEEDRDVITVINLSKMGSMTNETTSKGRNHPPKKRRRSENNI; encoded by the coding sequence ATTGTTAAGTACGCCAGGGAGAACCAGGCGTTAATCGTTAGGGAGGATTTGAATGGATTAATCAAGGCATTGAGGAGACTACCCAAGAACCATAGGGTAAAACTAATCATGCTTGGCTATGGGAGGTTGGCCTACTGGATTGACTGGGAGGCTGAAAAACACGGCATACCCATTAAGGTGGTTAATCCAAGGGGTACCTCAACCAAATGCCCAATGTGCGGAGTTAAAATGATTAAAGTTGGCTATAGGAGGCTCAAATGCCCAAGATGCAGATTCGAAGAGGATAGAGACGTAATCACCGTGATTAACCTATCAAAAATGGGGTCAATGACCAATGAAACCACGAGCAAGGGCAGGAACCACCCCCCAAAAAAAAGGAGGAGGTCAGAAAACAATATATAG
- a CDS encoding H/ACA ribonucleoprotein complex subunit GAR1, whose amino-acid sequence MLKKVGDIMHVSHDRRLVIKLSFTPPINITVYDYAMKRLGTLYDIIGPVNSPYGLVKPDPQLSRPENFVGKSAYVRDVDLRRRRGGGHGHSK is encoded by the coding sequence ATGCTCAAGAAGGTGGGCGATATCATGCATGTATCTCACGATAGGAGACTCGTAATTAAGTTATCATTTACGCCTCCAATTAATATCACGGTTTATGACTATGCAATGAAGAGACTGGGAACTCTCTACGACATTATTGGTCCCGTAAATTCACCGTACGGTCTCGTTAAGCCGGATCCGCAATTATCAAGACCTGAGAATTTCGTAGGTAAGTCCGCATACGTTAGGGATGTTGATTTAAGAAGGAGGAGGGGTGGTGGTCATGGTCACAGCAAATAA
- a CDS encoding carbamate kinase has protein sequence MLAVIALGGNAFTREGARVGSPEEQWERVRLAAGDVADMIEEGFDVVVTHGNGPQAGLLAERVGDYLSLDMIDAATEGWMGYLIVNALTNEFLRRGIRRNPVIVISRSIVNKNDPAFQNPTKYIGPIYDKETADKISRERGWVFRWDARGGYRRVVPSPEPMGVMELDLIRLLIREGYVPIAVGGGGIPIISNGEIQGIDAVIDKDLASQVLANAINADYLLILTDVDYVYINYKKPNQSRLVEVAVNELERHYNEGQFPLGSMGPKVLAAIRFIKNGGRAAYVGPLGRAKDIIRGRIGTKVIPRD, from the coding sequence GTGCTCGCCGTAATAGCACTGGGTGGAAATGCCTTTACTAGGGAGGGTGCTAGGGTTGGCTCACCCGAGGAGCAGTGGGAAAGAGTTAGGTTGGCGGCGGGTGACGTGGCTGACATGATTGAGGAGGGATTCGACGTAGTTGTTACCCATGGCAACGGGCCACAGGCAGGCCTGCTTGCTGAGAGGGTTGGTGATTACCTGAGCCTTGATATGATCGATGCTGCCACTGAGGGTTGGATGGGTTACTTAATAGTCAATGCCCTAACTAATGAGTTCCTGCGGCGGGGTATCCGGCGGAACCCCGTCATTGTTATTTCACGGTCAATAGTTAATAAAAACGACCCAGCCTTTCAAAACCCCACGAAGTACATAGGACCAATATATGATAAGGAGACCGCGGATAAAATATCGAGGGAGAGGGGTTGGGTTTTCAGGTGGGATGCGCGTGGTGGTTATAGAAGAGTCGTGCCATCACCAGAACCAATGGGTGTTATGGAACTTGACTTAATAAGGTTATTGATAAGGGAGGGTTATGTACCAATAGCTGTGGGTGGTGGTGGAATACCCATTATTAGCAATGGTGAGATTCAAGGTATTGATGCGGTCATTGATAAGGACCTGGCCAGCCAGGTATTGGCTAATGCCATTAATGCCGATTACCTACTAATACTAACTGATGTGGATTACGTATACATTAATTACAAGAAGCCCAATCAGTCTAGGTTAGTGGAGGTCGCTGTCAATGAGCTTGAGAGGCACTATAATGAGGGACAATTTCCACTAGGTAGTATGGGGCCTAAGGTCCTGGCTGCCATCAGGTTCATAAAAAATGGCGGAAGGGCGGCATACGTAGGGCCGTTGGGTAGGGCCAAGGATATTATTAGGGGTAGGATAGGGACAAAGGTAATACCTAGAGATTGA
- the upp gene encoding uracil phosphoribosyltransferase, protein MGKVVVIDHPLAQAILTTLRDRNTKQIEFRKGLVRLGRLMGYEIVKSMDIETVEVETPLGVKAKGVRIRDLDHIVIIQVLRAAMPLVEGLVKIFANARMGVVSARRVEESHVPGSLDFDIEITYVKVPRIFDDDILIIADPMLATGSTIISVLRQVLKYGAPKRTIIASVIATKYGIDRVLREYSFAEIYTVAIDPEINEKGYIVPGLGDAGDRAFGGP, encoded by the coding sequence TTGGGTAAAGTTGTCGTTATTGATCACCCATTGGCTCAAGCCATCTTAACGACACTTAGGGATAGGAATACGAAACAGATTGAGTTTAGGAAGGGCCTCGTTAGGCTTGGCAGGTTAATGGGTTATGAAATAGTGAAGTCAATGGATATAGAAACAGTAGAAGTAGAAACACCACTTGGTGTTAAAGCCAAGGGAGTTAGGATTAGGGACCTTGATCATATAGTCATTATTCAAGTGCTTAGGGCAGCCATGCCCCTTGTTGAGGGTCTCGTTAAGATCTTTGCAAATGCCAGGATGGGTGTTGTCAGTGCCAGGAGAGTTGAGGAATCACATGTACCTGGTTCGCTGGATTTTGATATCGAGATTACGTATGTTAAGGTGCCGAGGATATTCGACGACGATATATTAATAATTGCCGATCCAATGCTAGCGACCGGGTCTACAATAATCTCCGTATTAAGGCAAGTCCTTAAATATGGGGCTCCCAAGAGAACGATTATAGCCAGCGTCATAGCCACTAAGTACGGCATAGACAGAGTGCTTAGGGAATACTCATTTGCCGAGATATACACAGTAGCCATAGACCCTGAAATAAACGAGAAGGGCTATATAGTACCTGGGCTAGGCGATGCTGGGGATAGGGCGTTTGGTGGTCCTTAA
- a CDS encoding precorrin-2 dehydrogenase/sirohydrochlorin ferrochelatase family protein, which produces MRIPLFIEFNGRNVLVIGGGGVGTRRAIKFLLAGANVRVLSLEFSNELMHYAEQGKIELMRGDVNNEELLRKSIEWADLVVIATNDPAINERVREVARDLRKFFNDATNAEETEVVVPFESEINGIRIAVTTEGLSGIVARRALDKIMNFLREDEELMNMARVWYAVKSRLKEVVSDVRTRLSLYMELDNDEKFNELARKGLVDEALNYVMRRISSRN; this is translated from the coding sequence GTGAGGATACCACTCTTCATTGAGTTTAACGGCAGGAATGTACTAGTGATCGGGGGTGGTGGTGTTGGTACGAGGAGGGCCATTAAATTCCTCCTGGCAGGTGCCAATGTTAGGGTCTTAAGCCTTGAATTTAGTAATGAGCTAATGCACTATGCAGAGCAGGGAAAAATAGAGCTAATGAGGGGTGATGTAAATAACGAGGAATTACTCAGAAAAAGCATTGAGTGGGCCGACCTAGTGGTTATTGCTACTAATGACCCAGCAATTAATGAAAGAGTTAGGGAGGTTGCTAGGGATTTACGGAAGTTCTTTAATGATGCTACTAATGCTGAGGAAACTGAGGTCGTTGTTCCCTTCGAGAGTGAGATTAATGGTATAAGGATTGCCGTAACCACCGAGGGACTAAGTGGTATTGTGGCAAGGAGGGCCCTGGATAAGATAATGAATTTCCTCAGGGAGGATGAGGAATTAATGAATATGGCGAGGGTTTGGTACGCAGTTAAGAGTAGACTTAAGGAGGTGGTTAGTGATGTGAGGACCAGGTTGAGCCTATACATGGAGTTGGATAACGATGAGAAGTTTAATGAGTTGGCTAGGAAGGGCTTGGTTGATGAGGCTTTGAATTATGTAATGAGAAGGATTTCATCTCGTAATTAG
- a CDS encoding zinc ribbon domain-containing protein encodes MRRLVHRTLLIKRPLRLFSAEEQDALVKVLNRVDALGNLWARGFEVYPVDLDSRFVDKFNYFKNELKLVNAKRWLARVHAIFNVSVRFTNERDMGQGVFIDLTRNALRLRWVIKGRAIVIQLTPSEVKYIKERLSEGGKPKLARAWVDGENLYIAITFEREVEPIKPSNYRLVIDVNSWKNGIVWALINGGVGSMGRERPDLGYIEMLYNHVTMLEHKYGTLRRLGMHKSLYGKRLWREIKATRRRLYAYIRDFAQKAAHKLVMKALKYRAMVVIDDVIEESRRELMEEKLPNGLAKAYVLYLRRFVKLLTNQLAWYGIPYEFKRLPSTICPVCGNELTQLPNRVMQCPKCGFKANRDEIPIKWALLH; translated from the coding sequence ATGAGGAGGTTAGTTCATAGAACCCTTTTGATTAAGAGACCACTGAGACTCTTCAGCGCCGAGGAGCAGGATGCCTTAGTTAAGGTGCTTAACCGTGTTGATGCTTTAGGTAATTTGTGGGCTAGGGGGTTTGAGGTCTATCCCGTGGATTTAGACTCAAGGTTTGTTGACAAATTCAACTACTTTAAGAATGAGTTAAAGCTCGTTAACGCAAAGAGGTGGTTGGCTAGGGTTCACGCAATATTTAATGTCAGTGTGAGGTTCACTAACGAGCGTGATATGGGTCAAGGCGTCTTCATTGACTTGACCAGGAATGCCCTAAGGCTTAGGTGGGTTATCAAGGGGAGGGCCATTGTTATTCAACTAACCCCCAGCGAGGTGAAGTACATTAAGGAGAGACTTAGCGAGGGTGGCAAGCCTAAACTAGCCAGGGCCTGGGTCGATGGCGAGAATCTGTACATAGCCATAACTTTCGAACGTGAAGTTGAGCCGATTAAGCCGAGCAACTATAGGCTAGTTATTGATGTGAACTCGTGGAAGAATGGCATTGTTTGGGCATTAATCAATGGTGGAGTGGGCTCAATGGGTAGGGAGAGACCAGACCTAGGTTACATTGAAATGCTTTACAACCATGTGACTATGCTTGAGCATAAATACGGCACTTTAAGGAGACTTGGCATGCATAAGTCCCTCTATGGGAAGAGATTGTGGAGGGAGATTAAGGCCACTAGGCGTAGGCTATACGCCTATATTAGGGACTTCGCGCAGAAGGCGGCCCACAAGTTGGTTATGAAGGCTTTGAAGTACAGGGCTATGGTGGTTATTGATGACGTGATTGAGGAGTCCAGAAGGGAGTTAATGGAGGAGAAGCTACCCAATGGGTTGGCCAAGGCCTATGTGCTCTACCTGAGGCGTTTCGTGAAGCTTCTAACGAATCAATTAGCCTGGTACGGTATTCCCTACGAGTTCAAACGCCTACCAAGCACAATATGCCCAGTTTGTGGTAATGAACTGACACAATTACCCAATAGGGTAATGCAATGCCCAAAATGCGGATTCAAAGCAAACAGAGATGAAATACCAATAAAATGGGCACTCCTACATTAA
- a CDS encoding HesA/MoeB/ThiF family protein — MSTIQLIDRYSRQVAVIGKEGQEKLSRAHVAVIGLGGLGTLVSMYLVGAGIGELTIVDYDTVSLTDLHRQLLYREEDVGKPKVEVAVRRLRDLNSTVKIKPINEALTDENSELIVKNVDVVVDALDNWIGRQVLNEAIVKLRKPLVHGAVNGWYGQVSTIIPGKTPCLYELVQVRSLPQCVGYCPVVGPVVGVVASIEATEVVKLITGIGELLTSKLLIIDGKNWVIDEIKLSRVENCPVCSRYLKEK, encoded by the coding sequence ATGAGTACCATACAATTAATCGATAGGTACTCAAGACAGGTTGCTGTCATTGGTAAGGAGGGTCAGGAAAAGTTATCGAGGGCTCATGTGGCGGTTATTGGCCTTGGTGGTCTCGGGACTCTTGTGTCCATGTACCTAGTTGGTGCTGGTATTGGTGAATTAACAATAGTTGATTACGATACGGTTAGCCTAACGGATCTTCATAGGCAACTACTCTATAGGGAGGAGGACGTGGGTAAGCCTAAGGTTGAGGTTGCTGTCAGGAGACTTCGTGATCTAAACTCAACCGTAAAGATAAAACCAATTAATGAGGCGTTAACCGACGAGAATTCAGAACTAATCGTTAAGAATGTAGATGTTGTAGTTGACGCCCTCGATAATTGGATAGGTAGGCAAGTACTTAATGAGGCAATTGTTAAGTTGAGGAAGCCCCTAGTCCATGGCGCAGTAAATGGTTGGTACGGACAAGTATCAACAATAATACCAGGCAAGACGCCCTGCCTCTACGAATTGGTTCAGGTTAGGTCATTACCCCAGTGCGTGGGCTATTGTCCTGTTGTTGGTCCAGTGGTTGGTGTCGTAGCATCAATAGAGGCAACCGAAGTCGTTAAATTGATAACGGGCATTGGTGAGCTCCTCACCAGTAAATTATTAATTATTGATGGTAAGAATTGGGTCATTGATGAGATAAAGCTTAGTAGAGTTGAAAATTGCCCTGTCTGCTCAAGATACCTTAAAGAAAAATAA
- a CDS encoding MFS transporter yields the protein MRNTRALLPYLPILMIRVGSGANTFLISYLSPGNNIMIGLILASYPFVEALSSFIAGYMADRLGRKLTLILGYTWILIFMALIYLAIALLRNPMATAAFNGAMGFGAALVLVSTLAMITDLTEKGYRGLGMGVFDFMNIFGYALGYMIGSILYQVVRGPIAFIILLILLVILYAIVLNYIIETKPTIGAVYLNPLRGVSRKAIPTLPIWFSITMILGAAIYSGRAIGSIKGVMPIHVGALFLGATLVVGLGSVFFGYVSDRLGRLKTMSIGVIGVSIGLIILTVLLLLGVNPIIAVAASAPFIFMASAVVPSILALTGDEALISMRGSAMGLYSLVLGFGMGLGSILGSYSYVKLGLGGIALLALIIFIAAFILYAVLRAILFRR from the coding sequence ATGAGGAATACAAGGGCGTTACTGCCGTACCTACCAATACTAATGATCAGGGTTGGATCAGGAGCCAATACATTCCTAATATCCTACCTATCACCAGGTAATAACATAATGATCGGCTTGATACTGGCCTCATACCCATTTGTCGAAGCCTTAAGCTCCTTCATAGCAGGGTACATGGCTGATAGGCTAGGCAGGAAATTAACACTGATACTTGGGTACACTTGGATCTTAATATTCATGGCATTAATATACCTAGCAATAGCCCTGCTGAGAAATCCAATGGCCACTGCTGCATTTAATGGCGCAATGGGCTTCGGTGCAGCCTTGGTCCTCGTATCCACGCTTGCAATGATAACGGATCTAACAGAGAAGGGATATAGGGGATTGGGCATGGGTGTCTTTGACTTCATGAACATATTTGGCTACGCACTTGGCTACATGATTGGCTCAATACTTTACCAGGTGGTTAGGGGGCCGATAGCATTCATAATACTACTAATACTACTGGTCATACTCTACGCAATAGTCCTTAATTACATAATCGAGACCAAGCCAACCATAGGCGCTGTATACCTAAACCCGTTAAGGGGTGTTTCAAGGAAGGCCATACCGACACTACCCATTTGGTTCTCAATAACAATGATACTCGGCGCCGCAATATACTCAGGCAGGGCCATAGGAAGTATTAAGGGTGTTATGCCGATACATGTTGGTGCCCTATTCCTAGGCGCAACACTCGTGGTTGGCCTAGGCTCTGTATTCTTTGGTTACGTATCGGACAGGCTTGGTAGGTTAAAAACAATGAGTATTGGAGTTATAGGTGTAAGTATCGGTCTCATAATACTAACAGTACTGCTCCTATTGGGTGTTAACCCGATAATCGCCGTCGCCGCCTCAGCCCCCTTCATATTCATGGCATCCGCCGTGGTACCATCAATACTCGCATTAACGGGTGATGAGGCATTAATAAGCATGAGGGGCTCGGCAATGGGCCTATACAGCCTAGTACTTGGATTCGGCATGGGCTTAGGCAGTATCCTGGGTAGTTACTCATACGTGAAGTTGGGGCTCGGTGGAATAGCGCTTCTGGCCTTAATAATATTCATAGCCGCATTCATACTATACGCGGTACTCAGGGCAATCCTCTTTAGGAGATAA
- a CDS encoding NCS1 family nucleobase:cation symporter-1: MVYPTDRVEAVNYNSKRGQVELTKGYPEEKFLWNVDFHPTPIRKRNWDWYTYAAIWFSMAFIVPSWSLASVGLSFGLGTLDSILLVFLGNVIVLIPMIIQSHGGARYGVPEPVLTRTRWGVYGAIFPSWIRAIIGAGWWGIETYIMTEAAVGIYAILTHKLSVIGSYVAKGVASPYTLSLAFPQVFWITFTLIIMLQILLLYFSPVPEAQPALKWFARLAAPLVLLGFVILWYNFMGISHWNFGGVFSIRPAVTGINYWIMWFAFLNANIAYWATMALSMPDYTRFAKSQFAQTIGQIPMPFMMLVIALLGVMTTGAIEQVYHVAIWDPILASTLYLQPTLAVLLNALFLLATFSVNVFANTVGPAYDFANTFPRKFTWFRGALLVIAISIILGAWTFYSSAYGYLYNWLLTYGGLLGSVEGVIIFDYALIRRFKFELTDVFWSRGRFRYWRGINPAAFITFAIVDFIIYAPFIPYHSIIFSNSWLISFLLSGLIYVPLMTQWIIPRYQPELKGSIFREGYASREVSMVFNNEENVKR, encoded by the coding sequence TTGGTATACCCAACGGATAGGGTCGAGGCCGTGAATTACAACTCAAAAAGAGGCCAGGTTGAACTGACCAAGGGATACCCAGAGGAAAAGTTTCTGTGGAATGTTGATTTCCACCCAACACCAATAAGGAAGAGGAATTGGGATTGGTACACATACGCAGCCATTTGGTTTAGTATGGCGTTCATAGTACCCAGCTGGTCACTAGCAAGTGTTGGTTTGTCCTTTGGCTTAGGAACTCTTGACTCAATATTACTCGTATTCCTGGGCAACGTCATAGTCCTAATACCAATGATAATTCAGAGCCACGGTGGCGCCAGGTATGGAGTGCCAGAGCCCGTCCTAACCAGGACTAGGTGGGGTGTTTATGGCGCAATCTTCCCAAGCTGGATTAGGGCTATCATTGGGGCTGGTTGGTGGGGAATAGAGACTTACATAATGACTGAGGCTGCTGTGGGGATATACGCAATACTGACCCATAAATTAAGCGTAATAGGAAGCTATGTGGCCAAGGGCGTGGCAAGCCCATACACATTAAGCCTAGCATTTCCTCAAGTCTTTTGGATAACCTTCACATTAATAATAATGCTACAAATACTACTTCTCTACTTCTCGCCAGTACCCGAGGCACAGCCAGCCCTTAAGTGGTTTGCAAGATTAGCAGCGCCCTTAGTCCTACTTGGCTTTGTAATACTGTGGTATAACTTCATGGGAATCTCTCACTGGAACTTCGGTGGTGTGTTCTCCATAAGGCCTGCTGTTACTGGCATTAACTACTGGATCATGTGGTTCGCCTTCCTCAATGCTAACATAGCCTATTGGGCAACAATGGCATTGTCAATGCCCGACTACACCAGGTTCGCTAAAAGTCAATTTGCGCAAACAATTGGTCAAATACCCATGCCATTCATGATGCTTGTGATTGCATTGCTTGGTGTCATGACTACGGGAGCCATAGAGCAGGTATACCACGTGGCCATTTGGGACCCAATACTTGCATCAACACTATACCTACAGCCAACGCTTGCAGTACTACTGAATGCATTATTCCTATTAGCGACATTCTCTGTGAATGTATTCGCAAATACTGTTGGTCCGGCATATGACTTCGCAAATACATTCCCAAGGAAATTCACTTGGTTTAGGGGAGCGTTATTGGTTATAGCTATCTCAATTATTCTTGGTGCATGGACGTTCTACAGCTCAGCCTATGGCTACCTATATAACTGGCTATTGACGTATGGCGGATTACTGGGTTCCGTTGAGGGCGTAATAATCTTTGATTACGCATTGATTAGGAGGTTTAAGTTTGAATTAACGGACGTATTTTGGAGTAGGGGTAGGTTTAGGTATTGGAGAGGTATTAACCCAGCCGCCTTTATAACCTTCGCCATTGTGGATTTCATAATCTACGCACCCTTCATACCATACCACAGCATAATATTTAGTAACTCATGGTTAATATCCTTCCTACTCTCGGGCTTGATATATGTACCATTAATGACTCAGTGGATAATACCCAGGTACCAACCTGAATTAAAAGGTTCAATATTCAGGGAAGGGTATGCAAGTAGGGAGGTATCGATGGTATTTAATAATGAGGAGAACGTGAAAAGGTGA
- a CDS encoding enoyl-CoA hydratase/isomerase family protein: MNIVITAPMEDALIVKLNRPEKRNAFSLELTLRAKDAVALGCRDYRGVIITGEGRNFSAGLDLAEIYGFKTIDESRRYFSAIRDLVITIAKCERPVIALVNGSAYGFATELLYFVDQVVAVRGSEFSLPGIRYGLVPVTPAFAPYLFGILRSRFFLDRDFRLSTDDAVAWGLVHRVVGDVNDGLKTSLELINKIGSVPHGVYSIIKKLMISSMINEVSDRWDELLNTLAEESLKPEVKARLEEFLKK; the protein is encoded by the coding sequence ATGAACATTGTAATTACCGCACCCATGGAAGATGCATTAATCGTAAAGTTAAACAGACCCGAAAAGAGGAACGCGTTTAGTCTCGAGTTGACTTTGAGGGCTAAGGATGCCGTGGCCCTGGGCTGTAGGGATTATAGGGGTGTCATAATAACTGGCGAGGGCAGAAACTTCTCCGCGGGTCTTGACCTTGCTGAGATTTACGGCTTCAAAACAATTGATGAATCAAGGAGGTACTTCTCAGCCATTAGGGATTTAGTCATTACTATTGCAAAATGCGAGAGGCCAGTGATAGCCCTGGTCAATGGTTCAGCGTATGGCTTCGCAACGGAGCTTTTATACTTCGTTGATCAGGTAGTCGCTGTTAGGGGCTCGGAATTCTCATTACCAGGTATTAGGTATGGTCTCGTGCCTGTCACACCAGCCTTTGCGCCATACCTCTTCGGCATTCTGAGGTCTAGGTTCTTTCTGGATAGGGACTTTAGGTTGAGCACTGATGATGCTGTTGCGTGGGGTCTTGTCCATAGGGTTGTTGGTGATGTTAATGATGGCTTAAAGACGTCCCTGGAATTAATCAATAAGATAGGTTCCGTGCCTCACGGTGTTTACTCAATCATTAAGAAACTAATGATATCCTCAATGATTAATGAGGTTAGTGATAGGTGGGATGAATTACTAAATACTCTAGCCGAGGAATCGCTGAAGCCTGAGGTCAAGGCGAGGCTCGAGGAATTCCTCAAAAAGTAA
- a CDS encoding DEAD/DEAH box helicase, translated as MSGVFNELREELRRALFDFGFERPTEIQCLVIPRALKGVNIAMQARTGSGKTAAYLLPIMNSMVGKVTESLVIVPTRELALQVASQFTYFNKYLGFRHAVVYGGVPYDEQISSVRDASLVVATPGRLLDLVRKSYIDLGRVNYFVIDEVDRMLDMGFIDDVRVISSLAHNRKQAYAATATLPREVYELLRSIMRNPVFLRTGSHEYELPHVEQIVYLINGFWSEKYSVMTKELAGKSIVFTNTRERAYKLHRQLSREYYALLLHGGMKQYMRERVLRRFRDEDGNIVLVTTDLASRGLDIIDVELIINFDVPNNPETYIHRIGRTARLDRRGRAVTLATKNELQVINAAANLSGSRYKLMVLNE; from the coding sequence ATGAGTGGGGTATTTAACGAACTGAGGGAAGAGCTTAGAAGGGCCCTTTTTGATTTTGGATTTGAGAGACCTACAGAGATTCAGTGTTTGGTTATTCCCAGGGCTTTGAAAGGTGTTAATATTGCTATGCAGGCTCGAACAGGTAGTGGTAAGACTGCAGCCTACCTACTGCCTATCATGAATTCCATGGTTGGTAAGGTGACGGAATCTCTAGTTATCGTGCCAACCCGCGAATTGGCACTGCAGGTTGCTTCACAATTTACCTACTTCAATAAGTACCTTGGGTTTAGGCATGCTGTTGTTTATGGTGGTGTGCCTTATGATGAGCAAATAAGCTCTGTAAGGGATGCATCTCTTGTTGTGGCGACGCCTGGTCGATTACTAGATTTGGTGAGGAAGTCTTACATTGATTTAGGTCGTGTTAATTACTTCGTTATTGATGAGGTGGATAGGATGCTGGATATGGGTTTTATAGATGATGTTCGTGTAATATCGAGCCTAGCTCACAATAGGAAACAAGCCTATGCTGCCACTGCGACACTGCCCAGGGAGGTGTATGAGTTATTGCGTAGTATTATGAGAAATCCCGTCTTCTTAAGGACGGGTAGTCACGAGTATGAATTACCACATGTGGAGCAGATTGTGTACTTAATTAATGGATTTTGGAGTGAGAAATATAGCGTTATGACGAAGGAGTTAGCGGGTAAGTCCATAGTCTTTACAAACACTAGGGAGAGGGCGTATAAACTTCATAGACAGTTGTCCCGGGAGTACTATGCGTTGTTACTTCATGGCGGCATGAAACAGTACATGAGGGAGAGAGTATTAAGAAGGTTTAGGGATGAGGATGGAAATATCGTATTAGTAACTACGGATTTAGCCTCTAGGGGTTTAGACATAATTGATGTGGAGTTAATAATTAATTTCGATGTACCGAACAACCCAGAAACTTACATTCACAGGATAGGTAGGACCGCAAGGCTTGATAGAAGAGGGCGTGCAGTAACACTGGCCACAAAGAATGAGTTGCAGGTAATAAATGCTGCGGCTAATCTTAGTGGTTCTCGATATAAATTAATGGTTTTGAATGAATGA
- a CDS encoding nucleotidyltransferase domain-containing protein, producing the protein MHREIEEWIRELCGKGYIVVLFGSRARGEARIDSDWDLLIIGDKPPTEPPNDLAQVHYADELTAEEEIRNFNTLFLDAFYEGKLLCGDSVTFNRLKDLVLSITRGFLKTKDGWIRTR; encoded by the coding sequence ATGCACCGTGAGATTGAGGAGTGGATAAGGGAGTTATGCGGTAAGGGTTACATAGTCGTATTATTCGGCTCGAGAGCTCGCGGTGAAGCCAGGATAGATAGTGACTGGGATTTATTGATCATTGGTGACAAGCCACCAACTGAACCGCCGAATGACCTAGCCCAGGTACATTATGCCGATGAATTAACTGCCGAGGAGGAAATCAGGAACTTCAACACATTATTCCTCGACGCATTCTACGAGGGTAAATTACTGTGCGGTGACTCAGTGACATTCAACAGACTAAAAGACCTAGTACTTAGCATCACAAGAGGTTTCCTAAAAACAAAAGATGGATGGATAAGGACAAGGTAA